The following coding sequences lie in one Trichoderma breve strain T069 chromosome 1, whole genome shotgun sequence genomic window:
- a CDS encoding alpha amylase, catalytic domain-containing protein — MKLHFTLPLLLQLSLPVLSANTADWRSRTIYFALTDRVARGADDSGGSACGNLGDYCGGTFQGLEGKLDYIKGMGFDAIWITPVVTNSDKGYHGYWASDIDSINSHYGSAEDLKSLVDAAHSKGFYMMVDVVANHMGYANIPDDLPTPLNENSSYHPECDIDYNNQTSVENCWISGLPDLDTQSPTIRSLYQDWVSNLVSTYGFDGVRIDTVKHVEQDYWPGFVNATGVYCIGEVFDGDPNFMLPYASLMPGLLNYAIYYPMTRFYQQAGSSQDMVNMHDQIGSSFPDPTALGTFVDNHDNPRFLSVKNDTALLKNALTYTILGRGIPIVYYGTEQAYSGSNDPANREDLWRSGFNTQSDMYDAISKLTYAKHAVGGLADNDHKHLYVESTAYAFSRAGGKMVAFTTNGGGGSSAQYCFGTQVPNGQWQNVFDEGKGPTYSADGNGQLCLNVTNGNPIVLLSS; from the exons atgaagcttcaTTTCACTCTGCCGCTGCTCTTGCAGCTTTCTCTGCCGGTCCTTTCGGCGAACACGGCGGACTGGAGGTCTCGTACCATTTACTTTGCCCTTACGGACCGTGTTGCCCGCGGAGCGGATGATTCCGGAGGCAGTGCGTGCGGAAACCTGGGAGACTACTGCGGCGGAACGTTTCAAGGTCTGGAGGGCAAGTTGGACTACATCAAGGGCATGGGATTCGACGCCATCTGGATCACGCCCGTAGTTACGA ACAGCGATAAGGGCTATCATGGTTATTGGGCAAGCGACATCGATTCTATTAATTCTCATTATGGTTCTGCGGAGGATTTAAAGAGTCTCGTCGATGCTGCGCATAGCAAG GGCTTCTACATGATGGTGGACGTTGTCGCCAATCATATGGGCTATGCCAACATTCCTGACGACCTCCCAACTCCCCTGAACGAGAACTCGTCGTATCATCCAGAATGTGACATTGACTACAACAACCAGACCAGCGTCGAAAACTGCTGGATCAGCGGCCTCCCGGATCTCGACACTCAGAGCCCTACCATCCGGAGTCTCTATCAGGACTGGGTCTCTAACCTCGTCTCGACCTACGGCTTCGACGGCGTCCGCATCGACACCGTCAAGCACGTTGAACAAGACTACTGGCCCGGCTTTGTCAACGCCACGGGCGTCTACTGCATTGGCGAGGTCTTTGATGGAGACCCAAACTTTATGCTGCCCTACGCCAGCCTCATGCCGGGCCTGCTCAACTATGCCATCTACTATCCCATGACTCGCTTCTATCAGCAGGCGGGCTCCTCGCAGGACATGGTCAACATGCATGACCAGATTGGCTCCTCGTTCCCGGACCCTACTGCGCTGGGCACCTTTGTCGATAACCACGACAATCCTCGCTTCCTCAGTGTCAAGAATGACACGGCTCTGCTCAAGAACGCTCTGACTTACACCATCCTCGGGCGAGGCATCCCCATTGTCTACTACGGCACCGAGCAGGCCTATTCAGGGAGCAACGATCCCGCTAACAGAGAGGACCTCTGGCGCAGCGGCTTCAACACCCAGTCCGACATGTAcgatgccatctccaagctcacCTATGCCAAGCACGCCGTGGGCGGGCTCGCCGACAACGACCACAAGCACTTGTACGTGGAGAGCACGGCGTATGCTTTCAGCCGCGCCGGTGGCAAGATGGTGGCCTTTACGACCAACGGCGGGGGCGGGAGCTCGGCTCAGTACTGCTTCGGCACGCAGGTTCCTAACGGCCAGTGGCAGAATGTGTTTGACGAAGGCAAGGGTCCGACGTATTCCGCAGATGGCAATGGGCAGCTTTGCTTGAATGTGACGAATGGCAACCCGATTGTGTTGCTGTCTTCATGA
- a CDS encoding sugar transporter domain-containing protein, which yields MAGNEDIEPHHVSATVPAKVDISTVQEAAAATEAEHNMGFVKSFKLYRKACLWSIFISTCIIMDGFDTALLRSLFAYPAFQRQFGDLQPNGSYQLTAAWQSGLTNGVLCGSIIGLFMNGILADRFGYRKTLIGALIAITGFIFIIFFAKSLPQLLAGEILAGIPWGIFQTLTTTYASEVCPTHLRAYLTTYNNLCWVIGQFIASGVLRAMVSRTDDWGYRIPFALQWMWPVPLMIGIYLAPESPWWLVRHGKLDEAKHSLARLTSRNVEDADFSIDETISLMIHTNEMERELTSGTTYWDLFKGINARRTEIVCMVWMGQTLSGSNFMGYSTYFYQQAGLAVSNSFSMSLGQYGIGIVGTIMSWFLMTWFGRRTLFFTGQVCACIILFTIGCASFAGSSNTGAQWGIGSLLLIFTFVYDCSVGPICYSLVAELTSTRLRTKSVVLARNMYNVASIIANILTPRMLNPTAWGWGAKTGFFWAGTALCCATWTFFRLPEPKGRTYGELDTLFEQRVSARKFATTAVGRIDAGFESVSIRKDGGSTAEIEQVTTKS from the exons ATGGCAGGAAACGAAGACATAGAGCCGCATCATGTCTCGGCTACCGTGCCTGCCAAGGTGGACATTTCGACTGTCCAGGAGGCCGCGGCGGCGACTGAAGCTGAACATAACATGGGCTTTGTCAAATCCTTCAAGCTGTATCGGAAAGCTTGTTTGTGGTCCATTTTCATCTCGACTTGCATCATCATGGACGGCTTCGACACGGCCCTTTTGCGGTCGCTCTTTGCATACCCAGCCTTTCAACGCCAATTTGGAGACCTGCAGCCCAACGGCTCTTACCAACTCACGGCCGCTTGGCAGTCTGGCCTCACCAACGGAGTGCTCTGCGGCTCAATCATAGGTCTCTTCATGAACGGTATCCTCGCCGACCGCTTTGGATATCGCAAGACATTGATCGGTGCGCTGATTGCCATCACgggtttcatcttcatcattttcttCGCCAAATCGCTGCCTCAACTGCTCGCTGGAGAAATCCTTGCCGGCATTCCGTGGGGAATCTTCCAGACGCTGACAACTACGTACGCCTCGGAGGTCTGCCCGACCCATCTTCGAGCCTATCTGACGACGTATAATAACCTCTGCTGGGTTATCGGCCAGTTCATCGCGTCTGGCGTGCTCCGCGCCATGGTCTCCAGGACGGACGATTGGGGTTATAGGATTCCATTTGCACTACAGTGGATGTGGCCAGTCCCCTTGATGATCGGCATCTACCTTGCTCCCGAATCTCCATGGTGGCTCGTCCGCCACGGAAAACTAGATGAGGCCAAACATTCGTTGGCCCGCCTCACCAGCCGCAACGTTGAGGATGCCGACTTTAGCATTGACGAGACCATATCGCTGATGATTCATACCaacgagatggagagagagttgACCTCCGGCACGACGTATTGGGATCTCTTCAAGGGCATCAATGCTCGCCGCACCGAAATCGTTTGCATGGTTTGGATGGGCCAGACTCTCTCGGGCTCGAACTTCATGGGATACTCGACATACTTTTACCAACAAGCAGGATTGGCCGTCAGCAACTCCTTCAGCATGTCTCTCGGCCAAtacggcattggcattgtcgGCACCATCATGTCTTGGTTCCTGATGACTTGGTTCGGCAGAAGAACATTGTTCTTTACCGGCCAGGTATGTGCATGCATCATTCTCTTCACCATTGGCTGCGCGTCTTTCGCAGGCTCATCCAATACCGGTGCGCAATGGGGCATTGGCTCCTTGCTCCTTATCTTTACGTTTGTATACGACTGTTCAGTTG GTCCCATTTGTTATTCCCTCGTTGCCGAGCTCACGTCCACCCGTCTTCGAACCAAGTCGGTCGTGTTGGCAAGGAACATGTACAACGTTGCCAGCATCATTGCCAACATCCTGACACCGCGCATGCTCAACCCCACTGCATGGGGCTGGGGTGCAAAGACGGGCTTCTTCTGGGCTGGCACTGCATTATGCTGTGCTACTTGGACCTTCTTCCGCCTTCCGGAGCCCAAGGGCAGGACATACGGTGAGCTGGATACCTTGTTTGAGCAGAGAGTGAGTGCCCGCAAGTTTGCCACCACTGCCGTGGGAAGGATTGATGCCGGGTTCGAGTCTGTTTCGATTAGAAAGGATGGAGGTTCCACGGCCGAGATTGAGCAGGTTACGACCAAGTCGTAA
- a CDS encoding alpha amylase, catalytic domain-containing protein, whose product MTVPGRLKLWWKHAVIYQIYPASFCDSNGDGIGDLPGITSKLDYIASLGVDVVWICPMYDSPQVDMGYDISNYEDIYPPYGTLQDMETLIREAHARDMKIMLDLVINHTSDLHPWFKESRSSKDNSKRDWYIWRPAKYSPTGQRLPPNNWRCKFGGDSVWEWDEQSGEYYLHLFAKEQPDLNWENPATRKALYASAMEFWLERGVDGFRIDTVNMYSKPPGLPDAPELDPGAPYQVADMLYCNGPRMHEFLSEMNQILAKYGAITVGELPSTPDMARVLQYVSAEAKQLDMVFQFDVVNVGFNRPLRYDAKPKDWQLPEFKEAIARTQNLIKGTDAWTTVFLENHDQARSITRFADDSPQHRVASGKMLALLQACLSGTQYIYQGQEIGAINVPEEGYPLENYIDVSSCLYLDFIRQHRNGQGMDKALTSLAHFARDHPRVPMVWNGKAKYGGFSEEAEKAGKEVKEPWMKPHPLAGQIDVASQLDDPHSVLAYWRKAVRFRKEYADLLVYGDYRTLREEDKSIYTFVKEPPSNGSAKAVAAFNFTGEERSWEKPTIEELEIEEGAEVKFVPIMSSYDGKIDEGALRPYEGRVYIASW is encoded by the coding sequence ATGACTGTGCCTGGGCGTCTCAAGCTGTGGTGGAAACATGCCGTAATCTACCAAATCTACCCGGCATCATTCTGTGATTCtaatggagatggaattggTGATCTTCCAGGCATCACCTCCAAGCTTGATTACATCGCTAGCCTTGGTGTCGATGTTGTCTGGATCTGCCCCATGTATGACAGTCCTCAGGTGGACATGGGGTACGACATCTCCAATTATGAAGACATCTACCCGCCTTACGGCACTCTACAGGACATGGAGACTCTCATCCGCGAGGCCCATGCTCGAGACATGAAGATCATGCTGGATCTTGTTATCAACCACACATCCGACCTGCACCCTTGGTTCAAGGAGTCCCGCTCAAGCAAAGACAACTCAAAGCGTGACTGGTACATTTGGAGGCCAGCCAAGTATTCCCCCACTGGCCAGCGTCTTCCTCCAAACAACTGGCGCTGCAAGTTTGGCGGCGACAGTGTGTGGGAGTGGGACGAGCAATCAGGCGAGTACTATCTTCACTTGTTCGCCAAAGAGCAGCCGGACCTGAACTGGGAGAACCCTGCCACCCGCAAAGCCCTGTACGCTTCAGCAATGGAGTTTTGGCTTGAACGCGGTGTTGATGGCTTCCGTATCGATACCGTCAACATGTACAGTAAGCCACCCGGCTTGCCTGATGCACCGGAATTGGACCCCGGAGCGCCATACCAGGTGGCAGATATGCTGTACTGCAATGGTCCCAGAATGCACGAGTTCCTCAGCGAGATGAATCAGATTCTGGCCAAGTATGGCGCCATCACGGTTGGTGAGCTTCCCTCGACACCGGATATGGCTCGCGTGCTACAGTATGTGAGTGCGGAAGCCAAGCAGCTCGACATGGTCTTCCAGTTTGACGTTGTGAATGTTGGTTTCAACCGTCCACTGAGATACGACGCAAAGCCCAAAGACTGGCAGCTGCCCGAGTTCAAGGAAGCCATTGCCCGGACTCAAAACCTGATCAAAGGGACCGATGCTTGGACAACAGTCTTTCTAGAGAACCACGACCAGGCGCGATCAATTACACGTTTCGCAGATGACAGCCCTCAGCATCGAGTTGCGAGTGGAAAGATGCTGGCTCTTCTGCAGGCCTGTCTAAGTGGCACCCAGTACATATATCAGGGCCAGGAGATTGGAGCCATCAATGTCCCAGAGGAAGGCTATCCGCTCGAGAATTACATCGATGTCAGCAGTTGCCTCTACCTCGACTTTATTCGACAACACCGCAACGGCCAAGGTATGGACAAGGCCCTCACTTCTCTAGCACATTTTGCGCGAGACCATCCTCGCGTTCCAATGGTATGGAACGGGAAGGCAAAGTACGGTGGCTTCTCTGAAGAAGCGGAGAAGGCTGGAAAGGAGGTCAAAGAGCCTTGGATGAAGCCTCACCCCCTAGCTGGTCAAATTGATGTCGCTTCGCAGCTTGACGACCCGCACAGCGTCTTGGCCTACTGGCGAAAGGCAGTACGCTTCCGAAAGGAGTATGCCGATCTGCTCGTATATGGCGACTATCGGACACTACGGGAGGAGGACAAGAGTATTTACACTTTTGTGAAGGAGCCGCCATCAAATGGATCGGCCAAGGCCGTAGCTGCGTTCAACTTTACAGGCGAGGAGAGGAGCTGGGAAAAGCCCACGATTGAAGAGCTAGAAATTGAAGAGGGCGCCGAAGTCAAGTTTGTGCCAATCATGTCTTCGTATGACGGCAAGATTGATGAAGGGGCTTTGCGTCCTTATGAGGGGAGGGTCTACATCGCCTCTTGGTGA
- a CDS encoding histidine kinase-, DNA gyrase b-, and HSP90-like ATPase domain-containing protein: MDGRPLPHYRAVSEATRQRETFKYDPTLLSNSKVNNAGVALPSSDLTPSRDLVLTALAQLAVFQTGTERAFISLFDVEHQYFVAEATRTLLTSPDDSDLGLWMVGTAIPRAHSTCEYTLLESDRLERAREHAILTDPSQFDHCENDGDSTQLPVLVVPDLSTDERFKMKPYCRPGGGHRFYASVPIRTQRGINIGVLCVVSPEPDRRWIDRYSNLMRSLSVAIMDHLEANFSKVAYRRSERMIRGLGYFVEGKATESSWASVADGDRLDPNRKKDRPGKPAAETKWADNFVPGPNPMMDTFSEAAMIIRESLETDGCLFLDAAPGSFGSYGKRKGRSSGHPSFRDIDSSSNDDDEDDDDSGSDFEEDAELESQAGDAGANTGGTNGTNAEAKQWPTAQVLGYAATESRRSKFEDGSLRRINMPQKFLAKLLQRYPKGHIFNFGVNGELQSSDSSDDDGWLTDLTQDAISPLQPDPPLPPQDDASQSKRQRRPWARHNEGKIIQEVFPKARSVAFVPVWDPRKQRWCAGGFVYTLTPTRIFTVGGELNFLRAVSILAIAETLRLKTFAANQAKSDALSSLSHELRSPLHGAVLGIELLRDTELTVFQGNIAHTIEICCRTLVDTVDHLLDYSKVNRFIQTRRTGGQASEPRGLRPGTARSVEEGMLSLYKHIRLDGIVEEVMDGVYAGFNFMHMALQLAKHKNSAHSSDWTAMRRLDAMQAMEELGSNGKIALGEVTVFLEIDHAFNWRFYTQPGAIRRIVMNLLGNSLKYTQKGSIKVRLTQSKPKRKSSADAIVHIIVSDTGKGIGEDYLRNDLFKPFSQEDHLAPGTGLGLSFVKQITSQLRGRVNVDSRVNVGTIVKVSLPLMQTLTPPDGTPLLAENEGDLDKHVAEAAGLRVRLLGFDIGRRAKRRMLDGSYTELLVEVERICRDWLGLNIITEAEAEQQPPDCVIWIEDTLANSPLENLMQGPPCVVLCKNTLVAYKSAAQFERVKAHRIFEFVAQPMGPRKLAKAIALAFKRGRELKAMPLSPITPRQEFLPVVPDLLSNVKTQLPAPTPRLQALQNLLTESEKPAKPSVAVVDAPAADPEPACEPTPEFLLVEDNSINLDILSIYMKKLGRPYHTATNGAEALSAYKLNPKHCKYIFMDVSMPIMDGFEATRRIRAYERDNQIKPAIIFALTGLASESAQQEAFGSGVDLFLTKPVKLKELGMILRSRGLLPEEPLVVVTKNGTHMA; encoded by the exons ATGGATGGTCGCCCCTTGCCGCATTACAGGGCTGTGTCGGAAGCAACGCGCCAGCGCGAGACGTTCAA ATATGACCCGACACTCTTGTCGAATTCCAAGGTCAACAACGCGGGCGTCGCTCTGCCAAGCTCTGATCTGACGCCATCGCGAGACTTGGTCTTGACCGCCCTTGCTCAGCTGGCCGTCTTCCAGACGGGCACAGAAAGAGCCTTCATCTCCCTTTTTGACGTGGAGCATCAGTATTTTGTCGCTGAAGCAACTAGGACGCTGCTCACTTCACCAGATGACTCCGATCTGGGGCTTTGGATGGTTGGTACCGCCATTCCTCGTGCACACAGCACTTGCGAGTATACTCTTCTCGAGTCAGATCGCCTTGAGAGAGCGCGCGAGCACGCAATCCTCACAGACCCATCTCAGTTTGACCATTGCGAAAATGATGGCGATTCAACCCAGCTGCCGGTTCTCGTGGTCCCCGATCTCTCTACTGACGAGCGTTTCAAGATGAAGCCGTACTGCCGACCTGGAGGTGGACACCGCTTCTATGCTTCTGTGCCTATTCGGACGCAGAGAGGCATCAACATTGGCGTGCTCTGTGTTGTGAGCCCCGAACCAGATCGCAGATGGATCGACCGCTACTCGAATTTGATGCGTAGCCTGTCCGTGGCCATCATGGATCATCTGGAGGCCAATTTTTCAAAGGTGGCCTACCGCCGGAGCGAGCGCATGATTCGAGGCCTCGGCTACTTCGTCGAAGGAAAGGCCACCGAATCATCTTGGGCCTCAGTTGCTG ACGGTGACCGGCTCGACCCCAATCGCAAAAAGGACCGCCCAGGAaagccagcagcagagacgaAATGGGCCGACAACTTTGTTCCAGGACCCAACCCAATGATGGACACGTTTTCTGAAGCCGCCATGATCATCCGCGAGTCGCTGGAGACTGATGGATGTCTCTTCCTGGACGCAGCCCCTGGATCGTTTGGCTCCTATGGTAAGAGAAAGGGCCGCTCCTCAGGCCACCCTTCTTTCCGAGACATCGACAGTAGCAGtaacgatgacgatgaggacgacgacgatagCGGCAGCGATttcgaagaagatgccgagctAGAGTCTCAAGCAGGCGATGCTGGTGCCAACACCGGCGGTACTAACGGTACCAAcgccgaggccaagcagTGGCCAACAGCTCAGGTGCTAGGATATGCGGCAACGGAAAGCCGGCGGTCCAAGTTTGAGGACGGTTCGCTTCGGAGGATTAACATGCCGCAGAAGTTCCTCGCAAAGCTCCTCCAGAGGTATCCCAAGGGCCACATCTTCAACTTTGGTGTCAACGGAGAGCTGCAGTCGAGCGACTCgtccgacgacgacggtTGGCTGACGGACCTTACCCAAGACGCCATCTCGCCCCTTCAGCCCGATCCGCCGCTGCCCCCTCAGGACGACGCCTCCCAGTCTAAGCGACAGAGGCGGCCTTGGGCGCGCCACAACGAGGGAAAGATTATCCAAGAAGTGTTTCCCAAGGCCAGGAGCGTTGCCTTTGTCCCCGTCTGGGACCCTAGAAAGCAGAGGTGGTGCGCGGGAGGCTTTGTCTACACCCTGACCCCGACTCGCATCTTTACCGTGGGAGGAGAGTTGAATTTCCTACGGGCCGTGAGCATCTTGGCGATTGCAGAGACGCTCCGCTTGAAGACTTTTGCAGCTAACCAGGCAAAGTCTGATGCCCtgagctctctctctcacgAACTGCGCTCTCCCTTGCACGGAGCCGTACTGGGCATCGAGCTGCTTCGCGACACCGAACTGACCGTCTTCCAGGGCAACATCGCTCACACCATCGAGATTTGCTGCCGCACACTCGTCGACACGGTCGACCACCTCCTCGACTACTCCAAGGTCAATAGATTTATCCAGACGAGACGTACAGGAGGTCAAGCGTCGGAACCTAGAGGGCTACGACCAGGAACAGCCAGATCGGTCGAAGAAGGCATGCTCAGTCTCTACAAGCACATCCGGCTGGACGGCATCGTCGAAGAGGTCATGGACGGCGTCTACGCCGGCTTCAATTTCATGCACATGGCCCTGCAGCTCGCCAAGCACAAGAACTCGGCGCACTCATCGGACTGGACGGCTATGCGCCGCCTGGACGCCATGCAAGCtatggaggagctggggTCCAACGGCAAGATTGCGCTGGGCGAGGTGACCGTCTTCCTGGAAATCGATCACGCCTTCAACTGGCGGTTCTACACGCAGCCCGGCGCCATTCGACGCATCGTCATGAACCTGCTCGGCAACTCGCTCAAGTACACGCAAAAGGGCTCCATCAAGGTGCGCCTGACCCAGTCTAAGCCGAAGCGCAAATCGTCTGCCGACGCCATCGTCCACATCATCGTGTCCGACACTGGCAAGGGTATAGGAGAGGACTATCTGCGCAACGACCTTTTCAAGCCCTTCTCGCAGGAGGACCATCTCGCCCCTGGAACCGGCCTGGGTCTCAGCTTCGTCAAGCAGATTACGTCGCAGCTTAGGGGCCGCGTCAATGTCGACAGCCGAGTCAACGTGGGCACCATTGTCAAGGTCTCGCTGCCTCTCATGCAGACGCTGACACCTCCCGACGGCACCCCTTTACTCGCCGAGAACGAGGGCGATCTCGACAAGCACGTTGCCGAGGCCGCGGGCCTTCGCGTGCGTCTCCTGGGCTTCGATATTGGCAGGCGGGCTAAGCGACGAATGCTGGATGGGAGCTACACGGAGCTGCTCGTGGAGGTTGAGCGCATCTGCCGTGACTGGCTGGgtctcaacatcatcaccgaggccgaggctgaaCAACAGCCGCCCGACTGCGTCATCTGGATCGAAGACACGCTTGCCAACTCTCCGCTGGAGAACCTCATGCAAGGGCCTCCTTGCGTGGTGCTATGCAAAAACACATTGGTGGCGTACAAGAGCGCGGCGCAGTTTGAACGGGTCAAAGCGCACCGGATCTTTGAATTCGTTGCTCAGCC TATGGGGCCCCGTAAACTCGCCAAAGCTATAGCACTAGCCTTCAAGCGCGGCCGCGAACTGAAAGCCATGCCCCTGTCCCCCATCACGCCTCGCCAGGAATTCCTCCCCGTGGTGCCCGACCTCCTCAGCAACGTTAAGACCCAGCTGCCCGCGCCCACGCCGCGCCTTCAAGCGCTGCAGAACCTCCTCACCGAGAGCGAGAAGCCCGCAAAGCCCAgcgtcgccgtcgtcgatGCTCCCGCTGCAGACCCCGAGCCTGCCTGCGAGCCCACGCCAGAGTTCCTGCTCGTCGAggacaacagcatcaacctcgacatcctctccatctacATGAAGAAGCTCGGCCGCCCCTACCACACGGCGACCAACGGCGCCGAAGCCCTGAGCGCGTACAAGCTCAACCCGAAACACTGCAAGTACATCTTCATGGACGTGTCGATGCCCATCATGGATGGCTTTGAGGCTACGCGCCGCATCCGTGCCTACGAGCGCGACAACCAGATCAAgcccgccatcatcttcgccctCACGGGGCTCGCCTCGGAGAGCGCCCAGCAGGAGGCCTTTGGAAGTGGCGTCGACCTGTTCCTGACCAAGCCCGTCAAGCTTAAGGAGCTGGGCATGATCCTCCGGTCCAGGGGCTTGCTTCCCGAGGAGCCCTTGGTGGTTGTGACCAAGAACGGGACTCATATGGCCTAG
- a CDS encoding eukaryotic mitochondrial regulator protein domain-containing protein — protein MAPRLSAAATPLAPVVDACLVQSCKSKSAPFVRSFSSTPCQQKMSRARQQMYQWLKGREGSEFADPKGGPRYLGPLQDQPFPLNPLFRSQPVLDEHTRELIWDKVMGRGESLKAVSAEMGVDVRRVAAVVRLKEVEKQWQREGKKLATPYAKAVMSMLPKTYYREGEKNLPHEPVNEIHVHKLTMQQLFVPVSESRHFTREDAAKAFHDTMLSVDARSPQPELIKMEREILEGKTRQESLAKFKEATQKEEDKVARRIAQEQQREEKATTRVTTDRYEFRFKEINADDVGRNGRSRKGTGWRYGAPFDDRKRGLVKIPTSVP, from the exons ATGGCCCCCAGACTATCTGCGGCTGCCACGCCGCTGGCCCCCGTGGTCGATGCGTGTCTGGTTCAATCCTGCAAATCAAAGTCTGCGCCATTCGTGCGAAGCTTCAGCTCGACACCGTGTCAACAGAAGATGAGCCGGGCTCGACAGCAGATGTACCAATGGCTCAAGGGCAGGGAAGGTTCAGAGTTTGCCGACCCCAAAGGAGGCCCAAGGTATTTAGGGCCGCTGCAGGACCAGCCGTTTCCTCTAAATCCGCTGTTTCGGAGCCAGCCAGTGCTAGATGAGCATACGAGGGAGCTGATTTGGGATAAGGTCatggggagaggagagtcACTAAAGGCCGTTTCAGCAGAGATGGGCGTCGACGTCAGGCGGGTGGCGGCTGTTGTGAGGCTAAAGGAGGTAGAGAAGCAATGGCAGAGAGAG GGCAAAAAGCTGGCAACTCCCTATGCCAAAGCCGTCATGAGCATGCTGCCTAAGACGTATTACCgggagggcgagaagaatcTGCCACACGAGCCCGTCAATGAGATTCACGTCCACAAGTTGACAatgcagcagctctttgTGCCAGTATCAGAATCACGTCACTTCACCCGTGAAGACGCTGCCAAGGCCTTCCACGACACCATGCTGTCTGTTGATGCGCGGTCACCACAGCCTGAGCTcatcaagatggagcggGAGATTCTAGAGGGCAAGACCCGGCAAGAAAGCCTGGCTAAATTCAAGGAGGCGACAcagaaggaggaggacaaggtgGCAAGACGCATCGcgcaggagcagcagcgagaagagaaggcaaCAACGAGAGTAACAACGGACCGCTACGAATTCCGGTTCAAGGAAATCAACGCGGATGATGTGGGACGCAATGGTCGGTCAAGAAAGGGTACTGGCTGGAGATATGGAGCGCCGTTTGATGATCGCAAGCGTGGTCTGGTCAAGATTCCTACGTCTGTGCCGTAG
- a CDS encoding tyrosine phosphatase family domain-containing protein, with protein MSKPPIPNLRDISIASPSIFRSRLVLRSAAPPTSPSPELDALNIDTVFDLRSGLEVSSHSSHGSDSAFAEQWPGGPRRVHAPVFADADYGPEAVALRFHEYASSHPVLGFVNAYRSILKSGAPAFATVLTYLSSDEWDASAERPILVHCTAGKDRTGILCALILSLCNIPDEDVAREYGLTTEGLKDAKPTLVKRLMAMPAFEGDPDGAERMLSSTPESMMATLAMIREEWGSVEEYVVNECKLSPEAIARLRQKLLVAN; from the exons ATGTCCAAGCCGCCCATTCCCAACCTCCGAGACATCTCCATTGCCTCGCCATCCATCTTCCGCTCCCGCCTCGTCCTCCGTTCCGCCGCGCCCCCCACCTCGCCATCCCCAGAGCTCGACGCTCTCAACATCGACACCGTCTTCGACCTCCGCTCGGGCCTCGAGGTCTCCTCCCACTCTTCCCACGGCTCCGACTCCGCCTTTGCCGAGCAGTGGCCCGGAGGCCCTCGCCGCGTCCATGCCCCCGTATTCGCCGACGCCGACTACGGGCCCGAAGCAGTCGCCCTCCGCTTCCACGAGTATGCCTCGTCCCACCCCGTCCTCGGCTTCGTAAACGCCTACCGCTCCATCTTGAAATCCGGCGCTCCGGCGTTTGCCACCGTGCTGACGTACCTCTCTTCTGACGAGTGGGATGCGTCCGCGGAGAGACCCATCCTTGTGCACTGCACTGCAGGCAAGGATCGTACAGGCATCTTGTGCGCCTTGATATTGAGCTTGTGCAACATCCCAGACGAGGATGTGGCAAGGGAATACGGTCTTACTACCGAAGGGCTGAAGGATGCAAAGCCCACACTTGTGAAGCggttgatggcgatgccggCTTTTGAAGGAGACCCAGATGGTGCCGAGAGGATGCTGAGTTCAAC ACCTGAGAGCATGATGGCTACGCTTGCCATGATCCGTGAGGAATGGGGCTCTGTTGAGGAGTACGTCGTCAACGAATGTAAACTTTCGCCCGAAGCCATTGCTCGCCTTCGACAGAAGCTCCTGGTTGCCAACTAG